In Juglans microcarpa x Juglans regia isolate MS1-56 chromosome 7D, Jm3101_v1.0, whole genome shotgun sequence, the following are encoded in one genomic region:
- the LOC121239797 gene encoding dof zinc finger protein DOF3.6-like encodes MVFSSVPLYLDPHNWQQQPNHQQGIDTQNPQLLPPVVLPPPAGHHAGGEAVSIRPGSMADQARLAKIPQPEIAPKCPRCESTNTKFCYFNNYSRSQPRHFCKTCRRYWTRGGALRNVPVGGGCRRNKKNKSNRSTKSLAAAEKQTGPNSSSATPSSACAPDQIIGHFSQQSPHQLPFLTSLQNLTRYGMGNIGLNFSDIQAQTDLGYQIGSSSGASNAILSSTGGVDQWRLQQFPFMGGFESQAGLYSIQSEGVESPSPLAGDTELRTMTSNSRVSQLPPVMKMEERHGQNLSAGLNWGGNSWTDLSGLHSSSTSHLL; translated from the exons ATGGTTTTCTCGTCTGTTCCACTCTATTTAGATCCTCACAATTGGCAGCAG CAACCTAATCATCAACAAGGAATCGACACTCAAAATCCGCAGCTTCTTCCACCAGTAGTACTGCCCCCGCCAGCCGGCCATCATGCCGGCGGTGAGGCTGTCTCGATCAGGCCTGGTTCGATGGCTGATCAAGCCAGGTTAGCAAAGATACCGCAGCCAGAAATAGCTCCCAAGTGTCCCCGCTGTGAATCCACCAATACTAAGTTTTGCTACTTCAATAATTACAGCCGTTCTCAGCCCCGTCACTTCTGCAAGACATGTCGGCGTTACTGGACCAGAGGGGGTGCCCTTAGGAATGTTCCAGTGGGTGGGGGTTGCCgtagaaacaagaaaaacaaaagcaatCGCAGCACTAAGTCTCTGGCTGCCGCTGAGAAACAAACGGGTCCTAACTCTAGCAGTGCAACTCCCTCATCTGCCTGTGCCCCAGATCAGATAATTGGCCATTTTTCACAGCAATCACCTCATCAATTACCCTTTCTAACCTCTTTACAGAATCTTACCCGCTATGGTATGGGAAATATTGGCTTAAACTTCAGTGACATCCAGGCACAGACTGATTTGGGGTATCAGATTGGAAGCAGTTCAGGTGCAAGCAACGCGATTTTATCTAGTACAGGAGGAGTAGATCAGTGGCGTTTGCAACAATTCCCTTTCATGGGTGGCTTTGAATCACAGGCAGGTCTATACTCAATTCAAAGTGAAGGTGTCGAATCACCATCTCCTTTAGCTGGAGATACTGAGCTAAGGACTATGACGtcaaattctagggtttctcagCTTCCTCCAGtgatgaaaatggaagaaagacATGGGCAGAATTTATCTGCAGGTCTCAACTGGGGAGGAAATTCATGGACAGATTTATCAGGTCTTCACTCTTCTTCCACCAGCCATCTGCTGTAA
- the LOC121239918 gene encoding uncharacterized protein LOC121239918 → MGRKAGTLHINPKKFGSLHKPCMKEMITFLNCLAVNHGSDDKCVRQKELLSACMDSQTSNKRKSLGSINYHLQRLNRGRK, encoded by the exons ATGGGCCGTAAAGCTGGTACGCTTCATATCAACCCAAAGAAATTTGGCTCTCTTCACAAGCCTTGCATGAAGGAAATGATTACATTTCTAAACTGCTTGGCTGTTAACCACGGCAGTGACGATAAGTGTGTTAGGCAGAAGGAACTTTTGAGCGCTTGTATGGATTCTCAG ACAAGCAATAAAAGGAAGTCCTTGGGAAGTATTAATTACCACCTGCAGAGGCTTAACAGAGGAAGGAAGTAG